In Gouania willdenowi chromosome 24, fGouWil2.1, whole genome shotgun sequence, a single window of DNA contains:
- the pbk gene encoding lymphokine-activated killer T-cell-originated protein kinase homolog produces the protein MASPTEECVFKTPKSTRVRSFGSGEGTPIIIPASPFMRKLGCGTGVSVYLINRTGKLNASPWAVKKINSKCCSDQVDVYQQRLNNEAEVLKGIHHPNVIGFRALATAKDGSKCLAMEYGGERSLYDLIEKRAEDGLKQFPVANIEKVALHVARGLQYLHTEKKLLHGDMKSFNVVIKGDFESVKICDIGVSLQLDENMKVSDPKAVYIGTEPWAPKEALVEGEITDKADIFAYGLTLWEMMTLNMPHMDLLENDDDDDDDDDDSEEDDSMEVGSEDAYYEHLGTRPPLDAHTLGAPYRRMVELFYLCTEEDPKKRPSATQIVEALESNVSLNKANDEKPCSDNQHVGPPARLPTAHLVKHKPLNVVYTTLTVRCSTWTLQ, from the exons ATGGCCTCCCCCACTGAAGAGTGCGTGTTTAAAACCCCTAAATCTACACGGGTGAGGAGCTTTGGAAGCGGTGAAGGGACACCCATCATCATCCCTGCCTCTCCATTCATGAGAAAACTGGGCTGTGGGACTGGAGTCAGTGTTTACCTCATCAACAG GACAGGAAAGCTGAACGCGTCTCCGTGGGCCGTGAAGAAGATCAACAGTAAATGTTGCAGTGATCAGGTGGACGTTTACCAGCAGCGTCTGAACAACGAGGCCGAGGTTTTGAAGGGGATCCATCACCCCAACGTCATTG GTTTCCGCGCGTTGGCCACGGCTAAAGACGGTTCCAAGTGTTTGGCGATGGAGTACGGCGGGGAGCGGTCTCTGTATGACCTCATCGAGAAGCGGGCGGAGGACGGCCTAAAGCAGTTTCCCGTCGCCAACATTGAGAAGGTGGCGCTGCACGTGGCCCGAGGCCTGCAG TATCTCCACACAGAGAAAAAGCTGCTGCACGGCGACATGAAGTCGTTTAACGTGGTCATCAAGGGCGACTTTGAGAGCGTGAAGATCTGTGACATCGGAGTGTCTCTGCAGCTGGACGAGAACATGAAAG TGTCAGACCCCAAAGCCGTGTACATTGGCACGGAGCCGTGGGCCCCTAAAGAAGCTCTGGTCGAGGGAGAAATCACAGACAAGGCTGACATCTTTGCCTACGGGCTGACTCTGTGGGAGATGATGACGCTCAACATGCCTCATATGGACTTGTTGgagaatgatgatgatgatgatgatgatgatgatgatagcgAGGAAG ATGACTCGATGGAGGTGGGGTCCGAGGACGCCTACTACGAGCATCTGGGCACGAGGCCCCCGCTGGACGCTCACACCCTGGGTGCCCCCTACAGGAGGATGGTGGAGCTCTTCTACCTTTGCACAGAAGAAGATCCCAAGAAGAGACCGTCTGCCACGCAGATTGTGGAGGCGTTGGAGAGCAACGTGTCGCTCAACAAAGCAAATGATGAG AAACCATGCAGCGATAATCAACACGTGGGTCCTCCAGCACGTTTACCTACTGCACATCTAGTGAAACACAAACCTCTGAACGTCGTTTACACAACTTTAACCGTGAG GTGCAGCACATGGACGCTGCAGTGA
- the esco2 gene encoding N-acetyltransferase ESCO2, with amino-acid sequence MRMSTMTRKRKLSTAVDTDSCPSEKELMMEDASPVKRRSPRKPQQSPTRKKLLSSMDQKACPSPQKKAAAGSPTKSLLKPSMMTSSFYGKQKPGYLTPLERKALKESLPAPPPPPIPALSKTTEKKKKKKKNAKTGSKPRKATGSSKGGKSSSASTKRIKPSPGSSSVAASSRPTAITEPKKSITVSFSSVKPKPKIFVGAAFFSTAKKPTSMYKKTTPRVSSRTAGAPRKNKAQLVPDKTAKTNIQSVQRENEPEAKRIITKFDPSDWLDCENEELEFPLPLSSPKILSEKFGIKQDVKIILSRTPSPRPASVASSLSVQDECLTDISPIESSPNSPKESPAVYPIFGSASKRIKKAALKPPLSCSTPSGGMVSLQRPCAAPKERRVRSRKEKQDNDQLIIDAGQKQFGATTCSSCGMIYSADNPEDNFQHTQFHQRFLDSIKYVGWKKERVVAEFWDGKILLVMPDDPKYTVKKAEDVRRVADSELGFQQLTLSQPKQARTYLFVNTERMVVGCLVAEPIRQAFRVLEKPNVYKDMTKDDFMEPHRAWCCSTAPEPALCGISRIWVFSLARRKGVASRMLDTVRSSFTYGSHLTKKEIAFSDPTPDGKLFATKYCSTPAFLVYNFVA; translated from the exons ATGAGGATGTCAACCATGACCAGGAAGAGGAAACTATCTACGGCTGTGGACACTGACAG CTGTCCCTCTGAGAAAGAGTTAATGATGGAGGACGCGTCGCCTGTGAAAAGGAGATCTCCTAGGAAGCCTCAACAGTCTCCAACCAGGAAGAAGCTGCTGAGCTCCATGGATCAAAAAGCCTGTCCTTCACCACAGAAAAAAGCTGCAGCAG gatcTCCTACAAAATCTCTACTTAAGCCTTCGATGATGACGAGCTCGTTCTACGGAAAGCAGAAACCTGGTTATCTGACTCCACTGGAGAGGAAGGCTCTGAAGGAGTCACtgcctgctcctcctcctcctcccattcCAGCTTTGTCCAAAaccacagagaagaagaagaagaagaagaagaatgctaAAACAGGCAGCAAACCCAGGAAGGCCACAGGTTCCAGTAAAGGAGGGAAAAGCAGCTCAGCATCAACAAAGAGGATCAAACCATCCCCAGGGAGCAGCAG TGTGGCTGCTAGTTCACGGCCCACCGCCATCACCGAGCCCAAGAAATCCATCACCGTCAGCTTCAGCAGCGTCAAACCTAAACCCAAGATCTTCGTGGGAGCCGCGTTCTTCAGCACCGCCAAGAAACCCACATCCATGTACAAGAAGACCACGCCCAGAGTGTCCTCCAGGACGGCCGGCGCCCCGAGAAAAAACAAAGCTCAGCTGGTCCCTGACAAAACAGCGAAG ACCAACATCCAATCAGTGCAGAGAGAGAACGAACCGGAGGCAAAGCGGATAATAACAAAGTTTGATCCCTCTGATTGGTTGGACTGCGAGAATGAAGAGCTAGAGTTTCCACTGCCTCTCAG CTCCCCAAAAATACTGAGTGAGAAGTTTGGGATCAAGCAAGATGTGAAGATCATCTTATCCAGGACTCCGTCACCCAGACCTGCGTCTGTGGCATCGTCCCTCAGCGTTCAG GACGAATGTCTGACTGACATCAGCCCGATCGAGAGCTCACCAAACTCACCCAAAG agtCACCGGCCGTGTATCCCATATTTGGATCCGCCTCAAAAAG GATTAAGAAAGCTGCTCTCAAGCCCCCGCTGTCCTGCAGCACCCCCTCTGGTGGAATGGTGTCACTGCAGCGTCCATGTGCTGCACCTAAAGAGCGACGAGTTCGCAGCAGGAAGGAGAAGCAGGACAATGACCAGCTCATCATT gATGCAGGTCAGAAGCAGTTTGGAGCGACGACCTGCAGCTCCTGTGGAATGATCTACAGCGCCGACAACCCAGAGGATAATTTCCAGCACACACAGTTCCACCAGCGCTTCCTGGACTCCATCAAATACGTG GGTTGGAAAAAGGAGCGTGTGGTCGCTGAATTCTGGGATGGAAAAATCCTGCTGGTCATGCCCGACGATCCCAAATACACCGTCAAAAAG GCTGAGGACGTGCGGCGCGTGGCGGACAGCGAGCTGGGCTTTCAGCAGCTGACTCTGAGCCAACCGAAGCAGGCCAGAACCTACCTGTTCGTCAACACGGAGCGGATGGTGGTGGGATGTTTAGTGGCTGAGCCCATCCGACAG gcgTTCAGAGTTCTGGAGAAGCCCAACGTTTACAAAGACATGACCAAAGACGACTTCATGGAGCCGCATCGAGCCTGGTGCTGCTCCACCGCCCCAGAACCAGCTCTGTGTGGAATCAGTCGCATCTGGGTGTTCAGCCTGGCCCGGAGGAAGGGCGTGGCCAGCCGCATGCTGGACACAGTCAG GAGCTCCTTCACGTACGGCAGCCACCTGACCAAGAAGGAAATCGCCTTCTCCGACCCGACGCCTGACGGGAAGCTGTTTGCCACCAAATACTGCAGCACGCCGGCGTTCCTCGTCTACAACTTTGTGGCGTGA